The following are encoded together in the Hemicordylus capensis ecotype Gifberg chromosome 4, rHemCap1.1.pri, whole genome shotgun sequence genome:
- the LOC128324954 gene encoding uncharacterized protein LOC128324954, with product MGPSAGGGSCYHVSLLDDFLMVGRPRTNQCRHLLEVFQHLCADLGVPLAQEKTEGPSAILTFLGIELDTIVGCSRLPQTKLDTLRALLAFCIQARKVTLKQLQQIIGHLNFACRVVVPGRPFLRRLCDAVKGVRCGHHRIWVTAPMRADLRLWASFLESYNGVSFWRDSLLLEADLQVQSDAAGGSGFGVYFRGRWCAERWPAAWVASGATRDLTFLEFFPIVVAIHLWADLFRNHTVRFWCDNQATVEVINSQTSRSPRVMSLVRAFVLACLSNNILFLACHVPGVQNGLADALSRFQVQCFRQLAPEAESLPDQMPAWLWSLGA from the coding sequence ATGGGCCCTTCGGCGGGAGGCGGGTCTTGTTACCACGTCTCATTATTAGACGATTTTCTCATGGTTGGCCGGCCTAGAACCAACCAATGCAGGCATCTGTTAGAGGTTTTTCAGCACCTTTGCGCAGACCTAGGTGTCCCATTGGCTCAGGAGAAGACCGAGGGTCCTTCAGCTATTCTCACCTTTTTGGGCATTGAACTTGATACCATTGTGGGCTGTTCCAGACTCCCCCAGACTAAGTTGGACACTTTGCGGGCCTTGTTGGCATTTTGCATCCAGGCACGCAAGGTCACCCTTAAGCAGCTTCAACAGATTATCGGGCATTTAAATTTTGCATGCCGGGTGGTGGTGCCCGGCCGGCCTTTCCTGCGCCGCCTATGCGACGCCGTTAAAGGGGTCAGGTGCGGTCATCATAGGATATGGGTCACTGCCCCCATGCGGGCTGACCTCCGTCTGTGGGCATCCTTTTTGGAATCATACAATGGGGTTTCTTTCTGGCGCGATTCACTCCTCTTGGAAGCAGATCTACAAGTTCAGTCCGACGCTGCTGGAGGTTCAGGCTTTGGCGTTTATTTCCGTGGCCGCTGGTGCGCCGAGCGGTGGCCAGCCGCTTGGGTAGCTAGTGGGGCCACCAGGGACTTGACATTCCTGGAATTTTTCCCCATAGTCGTGGCTATACATCTATGGGCAGATCTCTTTAGGAACCATACGGTGcgcttttggtgtgacaaccaagCCACTGTAGAGGTGATCAATAGTCAGACTTCCAGGTCCCCCAGGGTGATGTCCCTAGTCAGAGCATTTGTCTTGGCCTGCCTGTCTAATAACATCCTTTTTCTGGCTTGCCATGTACCTGGCGTGCAGAACGGCCTGGCGGACGCGCTGTCTCGTTTTCAGGTTCAGTGCTTTCGCCAGCTGGCGCCAGAGGCGGAGAGCTTGCCCGACCAGATGCCGGCGTGGCTTTGGAGCCTTGGCGCCTAG